The genomic window TCTGTCCTCAGCATTCATCATACATTCATTCACATGTTGAAGTAAATATGCAAACAGCTTGgctaatttttctttgttacttTCTGCCAGCGATTGGTGATTGcatttaattattctttctaCAATAACTGATTGATAATCGGCATTTTGATGCTGCAACAGTTTTTGCAATTCTTCGATGCTCTCTGGTGCTGCATAGGTGTAAGGCAATTCTTCGCGAGCTTTTTCcatcatttcttttctttttaaaagaTCTGCTATGATTAGTGCAGTTCTTTCTTCTGCGGAGAGTTTTTCTACTTTACTCGATTCATTATTTACAGTTTTCAGTATTGATTTTAGTGGAGTAGAAGTTGGTTTCGAATATGGCATTACTTTTTGGGTTACATTTGTTGagaatttgacatttttcatcaacaatGGCGTATCCTCTTCGCTTGAGGATTCATCCATTTTCAAATCAGACAAGTTGTCCTCATCTGAATCATTGTCATCTGAGTTTTCCTCTGCTTCAGATTCAATGTCGGATTCCGAACTTTTATCCTCAACACCATTGCCTGATGATTCAGCAGTAATTGGAGATTTCGAGATCTTTGTACTCGTTGCTGCTCGGttgtcatttttcttcaagaGATCAGCATCATCAGAAATTCTTTGATGCTTATTAACCTTAGCTTTAGTAACTTCATTATCATCAGATATCTTCAGAACTGGAATATTGTCATAAGGGTCTTTAGATTTGTGCTGTATTTGATTTCCATTATTAGGCACAAGTTCTGTATCTGTTTTTAGTTTCTCCTCAAGCGTTTGAACATGTGCTAAATCGTTAATCAAGTCTTCTGGCATTGTATTTTCATCTTCCGAGGACTCTCTGCTCTCGCTTTCCTCgacacttttattttcattgttatcCTCAAGGTTCTCATCATCTTTCTTTTTACTGATACCATTTACTACTCCATCTTCGCCGTAAGTAAGTGCTTCTTCATTTATATCCTCTACAACAAATCCATCGTCCAGATCATCGGCTGATTTGTGCTTCGACGCATTGTCTGCATTTCCAGCAGAGCCTTTCATTCTTGCCAATCTGTCAGCCTCCAGCGTTTCaagtttctctttttcttctttggcaatttcttcttcagactTAAGTCTGTCGGACGGCGTGCCTCTggcttcaaatttcaattctctAAGTGCGATATCATAATCGTCGACCTTTGTTTTCTCATAGGGTTCTTCTACACGTTTTTTCGAAGCATTCACGATAGGCAAAAGATCTTTCCATTCGCTATCAAGTTTATCAGTCAAGTCCAAGGTTTGTTCCCGTACCTTTTGCTTTTCGGCTTTGCGTTTTTTTGACTCTGCTATCAACTGTTCTATTAAATCTTTCCTAGACATCGACGAGTCAGATTTTGATAGAAGGCCACCACCGAAGTGAGCTTCGCTTACAAAGTCTTTGTCCAATTTTcccgttttattttcttcatcgcTATACTCGTCGTCATCACTTCTTGGGtcgtcatatttttcaatttctgccAAAGTTTGACCTCTGTGCGTAAGTAGCTCCTCGTCGTTCAAATTAaagatattcttttttttgtgtgcCTTCATTTTCTCAGCAGCAAACCTAGCCATCACTTTATCTTCCTGGGTcatggaagaatttttttcaccaatacGTCTGTCTACAAACGTATTACTTTTGTCCTTCACTTTGTACTCGTGGAGCAGAGTATTTTTACGTTTGTTTATTGCCTTTGCACGTGCAACGCCAGGCAGTCCACGATCCGCCTTATTCTTCCGACCCAAAACcttgtgtttttctttatttatatgAACCTCAAATGCATTCAACGATTTCTTCTTACTTTGGtcacgttttttggctgtcGTTTCAGCCAAATTACGCTTCTTATTCTTTACTTTCACCATGATTGTGAATTAAAtctggaaataaaattaatattagtCGTGACGGTAAGAAGATACTTTATCACAATCATGACATAGGACC from Neodiprion lecontei isolate iyNeoLeco1 chromosome 1, iyNeoLeco1.1, whole genome shotgun sequence includes these protein-coding regions:
- the LOC107225006 gene encoding nucleolar protein 14, coding for MVKVKNKKRNLAETTAKKRDQSKKKSLNAFEVHINKEKHKVLGRKNKADRGLPGVARAKAINKRKNTLLHEYKVKDKSNTFVDRRIGEKNSSMTQEDKVMARFAAEKMKAHKKKNIFNLNDEELLTHRGQTLAEIEKYDDPRSDDDEYSDEENKTGKLDKDFVSEAHFGGGLLSKSDSSMSRKDLIEQLIAESKKRKAEKQKVREQTLDLTDKLDSEWKDLLPIVNASKKRVEEPYEKTKVDDYDIALRELKFEARGTPSDRLKSEEEIAKEEKEKLETLEADRLARMKGSAGNADNASKHKSADDLDDGFVVEDINEEALTYGEDGVVNGISKKKDDENLEDNNENKSVEESESRESSEDENTMPEDLINDLAHVQTLEEKLKTDTELVPNNGNQIQHKSKDPYDNIPVLKISDDNEVTKAKVNKHQRISDDADLLKKNDNRAATSTKISKSPITAESSGNGVEDKSSESDIESEAEENSDDNDSDEDNLSDLKMDESSSEEDTPLLMKNVKFSTNVTQKVMPYSKPTSTPLKSILKTVNNESSKVEKLSAEERTALIIADLLKRKEMMEKAREELPYTYAAPESIEELQKLLQHQNADYQSVIVERIIKCNHQSLAESNKEKLAKLFAYLLQHVNECMMNAEDRDIGNSFQIFDRLCPHLYDLTHALPGNAKTCIQEIMKEKHDTFELHQKKYPDLDTLILFKLVSLLFPTSDYRHPVVTPAIVFMSQILTRCRVRSRSDISKGLFICTLVLEYTLLSKRFSPSVINFLRGVIHMSTPKPSVQVIKTIPPFKCIGELSNLLVVDTDQTKIKINPESNLMLATDLNENEIDDNFRIRTFVTAVNLVSEFKTQLEELDAAYPIFEPIIKLLSMNKMSNYPENVKQRVRCILKDLNTLKNKKLEYITREKKKPKALRLYEPRIETVYDGRRHKPMSKEKAEREKLLHKYKREVKGAIREVRRDTAFLAKVQIKQQIKSDQDRKRKVKEIFGDAALQQGELNKIKRSK